Sequence from the Sulfurimonas hongkongensis genome:
TAGACACTCTGCTGAGGCTTATTGTGAAGTGGAGTTTGAGGTCAAAAAAAAGCGATATCGCTCCTCTTGGGCACAAAAAAGAGCACATAAAAAGCATGATGGAAAGTTTCAAACTGCAAAGATGGAGCTTGTAGATCTGGATACTAACAAGGTTTTAGACTTAAAATCAAGAGATGTTGCCAAAAAGGTAGAAGAGCTATCAGGTCTGGACTTTGGGCGTTTTACACAGTCAATGATGTTAGCACAAGGTGGATTTGATGCCTTTTTAAAAGCAGATGAAAAAGAGCGTTCAGAACTTTTAGAAAAAATTACAGGAACTCAAATCTATGCAGATATCTCCATAGCTGTGTTTGATAAACATAGAAACTTAAAGCAAGAGATAGAGTCTGATGTAAAAATCTTAGAATCCATAGAACTCCTGAGTAAAGAGCAAGTTCTAAAAAAGCAAAAAGAGCTTGAGCAAAACACAAATGAGAAGAGAAAAACAGATGAGAAGTTAAAAGAGCTAACAAGGCAACTAAACTGGACTCAAAGACTAAGAGAATTAACACTAGATGCAAAGAGACATGAAGAGGAGTTTACAAAAGCTTCAAAACTAAAAGAGCAACATAAAGACTCTTTTCTTAAACTCTCTCTAGCAAACAAAGCACTAAATATCTCTTCAACTTTTTCATCACACACTCAACTAAAAGAGAGCCTAAAAGCCGATAAAACAGCTTTAACAAAACTAAGCTCTGAACTTGAGACTCTGAGCAAAGATATAGAGGAAAAAACCAAAGAGCATGCCATCTTAGAAAAAAGTTTTGAAGATGAAAAGAGAGAGTTTGACAGACAAAAACAAAAGATAAAACAAGCCTTTGAACTTCTCCTAAATGAGAGACAGACTGCACAGAGCATAACTAAACTAAAAGCCGTTTGTGAAGGTAAAAAAGAGAGTTTAAAACAAGCCAGTAACTCTCTAAACGCACTTCTTGAGAGAGACAAACAGATACAAAAGCAGATAGATGCTAAAAACTCTTACCTAAAGAGCAACCAAAAAGATGAAAAACTAAACTCTACTCTTGGCATCATTGAGCAAAATATCGCACACTATAGAGATGAAGAGAAAACTCTTCAAAAGAGTCTTAAGAGACTTAAACTTTTTGATTTGTCACTTCGTAATGAAAAGTACAAACTTATAAAGAGAAGCGTTGATGAATTATCTGCAACTTTAAAAGAGCTAAAACTTGAGTATAAAAGGCTTTATAAAAAAAGTGTAAATGCAAATATTGCGGATATAAACGATCACTTAGAGACTCTCAAAAAAGAGCATATAGACTATGATAAGAGTGTCAAAAAACTCAACTTTAGACTAGTTGAGATAGAACAAGAGCGTATAAAAAAAGATGAACTTCTTGACGAGATAGACAAAACAAGAGAGCTGATGGATATAGAAGAAAAAGCCTATTACGCTCTTAGTGCCGAGATACAAAAGCTTATCTCTCAAAAAGAACAAGCTAATTTTGATGTAAAAACAAACGAGTCAAAGGCTCAAAAATATCTACAAAATCTAAAGTCACACTTTAAAGAGTTTGGCATGGAGCTAGATGCAACAAAAATAGAGATGCAGTATAAAGAGCTACTAAATAGAAAAGAACTCTATGCACAGACTTTAAAAGAGTTAAGAGTTTTAGAGACAGAACTTAATAGATGCGAGGTTGATAAAAAAGAGAATCATACTAGAGAAATCTCGCTTAGTGCAGATATAAAAGCAGATGAAGTGAGCCTAAAAGAGCTAGATAAAAATCTCAAAAAGCTGACTTCTAGTCGCTTA
This genomic interval carries:
- a CDS encoding AAA family ATPase, with protein sequence MKILSLKALNINSLLGKTEIDFLQLTKDSALFAITGPTGSGKSTLLDIISCALYGRTSRLKNPNDLMTRHSAEAYCEVEFEVKKKRYRSSWAQKRAHKKHDGKFQTAKMELVDLDTNKVLDLKSRDVAKKVEELSGLDFGRFTQSMMLAQGGFDAFLKADEKERSELLEKITGTQIYADISIAVFDKHRNLKQEIESDVKILESIELLSKEQVLKKQKELEQNTNEKRKTDEKLKELTRQLNWTQRLRELTLDAKRHEEEFTKASKLKEQHKDSFLKLSLANKALNISSTFSSHTQLKESLKADKTALTKLSSELETLSKDIEEKTKEHAILEKSFEDEKREFDRQKQKIKQAFELLLNERQTAQSITKLKAVCEGKKESLKQASNSLNALLERDKQIQKQIDAKNSYLKSNQKDEKLNSTLGIIEQNIAHYRDEEKTLQKSLKRLKLFDLSLRNEKYKLIKRSVDELSATLKELKLEYKRLYKKSVNANIADINDHLETLKKEHIDYDKSVKKLNFRLVEIEQERIKKDELLDEIDKTRELMDIEEKAYYALSAEIQKLISQKEQANFDVKTNESKAQKYLQNLKSHFKEFGMELDATKIEMQYKELLNRKELYAQTLKELRVLETELNRCEVDKKENHTREISLSADIKADEVSLKELDKNLKKLTSSRLEILNVVDLESYEREIIAKHEEMQRRVQLFRDALNELITKQKERLTYKKDLDAKIYEDEKRVNLIALRLQELYKENDFKDEQEFLDANLSNEQRAELASFCKNIEDGYKLSQTLKTESSKRLQTHKQEPESEKPTNELETIQALLEQKTNALQESIGSDKKELEVNQENSDKHKSRMASLELKKESFKVWVKLNELVGSADGTKFKKFAQGITLEQLINLANRHLKILSSRYTLTRNEDKLLDLEVIDAFQGNAIRPVSTLSGGESFIVSLALALGLSELASQKIAIDSLFLDEGFGTLDEESLEIALNALNLLQSGGKMVGVISHVEALKERIPLQIKVIPNGDGTSFVEVNQQ